From a single Oncorhynchus masou masou isolate Uvic2021 unplaced genomic scaffold, UVic_Omas_1.1 unplaced_scaffold_1456, whole genome shotgun sequence genomic region:
- the LOC135530905 gene encoding transforming growth factor beta-3 proprotein-like — protein sequence MERNSTNLFRAEFRALRVPNSAANRNEQRVELYQILRPDEHIAKQRYIGAKNVLTKGTAEWVSFDVTETVQEWLMYRETNLGLEISVHCPCHTFNPNGDIIDNVNEVLEVKFKGVEGEYEEQGRWDLGRLKKQKERSLPHLILMMIPPHRLDPQPRRRKRALDTNYCFSTVEENCCVRRLYIDFRRDLDWKWIHEPKGYFANYCSGPCPYLRSSDTTHTQLLSLYNTLNPEASASPCCVPQDLEPLTILYYSGRTPKVEQLSNMIVKSCKCS from the exons ATGGAGAGGAATTCCACCAACCTGTTCCGAGCCGAGTTCCGAGCTCTGAGGGTTCCAAACTCTGCTGCCAATAGGAATGAACAGAGGGTGGAGCTCTACCAG ATCCTGAGGCCAGACGAGCACATAGCTAAACAACGCTACATTGGAGCCAAGAACGTGCTGACCAAGGGAACGGCCGAATGGGTCTCCTTCGATGTGACAGAGACGGTACAGGAGTGGCTGATGTACAGAG AGACCAACCTGGGTCTGGAGATCAGCGTACACTGCCCGTGTCACACCTTCAACCCCAACGGTGACATCATCGACAATGTGAACGAGGTGCTGGAGGTCAAGTTCAAAG GGGTAGAAGGGGAGTATGAGGAGCAGGGCCGTTGGGATCTGGGCAGGTTGAAGAAACAGAAGGAGCGGTCCCTGCCTCATCTCATCCTCATGATGATCCCTCCTCACCGTCTGGACCCACAGCCACGTAGACGCAAGCGGGCCCTGGACACCAACTACTGCTTCTC caCTGTTGAGGAGAACTGCTGTGTCCGTCGTCTCTACATCGACTTCCGTCGGGACCTGGACTGGAAGTGGATCCACGAGCCTAAAGGATACTTCGCTAACTACTGCTCTGGACCCTGCCCTTACCTGAGGAGCTccgacaccacacacacacag CTGCTGAGCCTGTATAACACTCTGAACCCAGAGGCTTCGGCCTCTCCCTGCTGCGTTCCCCAGGACCTGGAGCCTCTTACTATTCTCTACTACTCTGGACGTACCCCCAAAGTAGAGCAGCTGTCCAACATGATCGTCAAGTCCTGCAAATGCAGCTGA